The following are from one region of the Lacinutrix sp. Bg11-31 genome:
- the hisS gene encoding histidine--tRNA ligase — protein MAQKPSIPKGTRDFNPEQVAKRNYIFSTIKSQFQTFGFQPIETPSFENSDTLMGKYGEEGDRLIFKILNSGDFISDYNNNLIKSIKLALRNFKAFIEKNSNKAEKEGFFDNFINVFPEVLRRNKEIKFDERSINLDKLSSDISTKIQTYLDKDFLLEMFVEDDDRYLTTLTIIIFGDFYYELGNKYVGEYISEKALRYDLTVPFARYVVQHQNEIEFPFKRYQMQPVWRADRPQKGRFREFYQCDADVVGSDSLWQEVEFIQLYDNVFTALGLKGTIIKINNRKILSGIAEVIGASDKLIDFTVALDKLDKIGEEKVKEEMLGKGIPQSGIDKLQPLFSLSGDFEAQIEILKGILSTSEEGKKGIEELDFINEAISSLGLQSAKLQLDVTLARGLNYYTGAIFEVSAPEGVKMGSIGGGGRYADLTGVFGLKNVSGVGISFGLDRIYLVLEELGLFPETIAKSTEVMFINFGDKEALFCLKAVKSLREAGVNAELYPDKITNGKHMKKQMNYANKREIPFVVLVGEEEMNTSVYTLKNMITGDQTKVSLEALITAVK, from the coding sequence ATGGCACAAAAACCAAGCATACCAAAAGGAACAAGAGATTTTAATCCAGAACAAGTTGCAAAACGTAACTATATTTTTAGTACCATAAAATCTCAGTTTCAAACTTTTGGTTTTCAACCTATAGAAACACCAAGTTTCGAAAATAGCGATACTTTAATGGGGAAGTATGGTGAAGAAGGTGATCGCTTGATTTTTAAAATTTTGAATAGTGGTGATTTTATTAGTGATTATAATAATAATTTAATTAAGTCAATTAAGTTGGCTTTGAGAAATTTTAAAGCATTTATTGAGAAAAATTCAAATAAAGCAGAAAAAGAAGGTTTTTTTGATAATTTCATTAATGTTTTTCCTGAAGTATTAAGAAGAAATAAGGAAATTAAATTTGATGAGAGATCTATAAATTTAGATAAATTAAGTTCAGATATATCTACGAAAATTCAAACATATTTAGATAAAGACTTTTTGTTAGAGATGTTTGTCGAGGATGACGACAGGTACTTAACTACTTTAACTATAATAATATTTGGTGATTTTTATTATGAATTAGGGAATAAATATGTAGGAGAATATATCTCAGAAAAAGCATTAAGATATGATTTAACAGTGCCATTTGCACGTTACGTTGTACAACATCAAAACGAAATAGAGTTTCCATTTAAGCGTTATCAAATGCAACCAGTTTGGAGAGCAGATAGACCACAGAAAGGACGTTTTAGAGAGTTTTATCAATGCGATGCAGATGTTGTTGGTAGTGATTCACTTTGGCAAGAAGTAGAGTTTATACAGTTGTACGATAACGTATTTACAGCTTTAGGTTTAAAAGGCACAATTATAAAAATTAACAACCGAAAAATATTATCTGGTATTGCGGAAGTAATTGGAGCAAGCGATAAGCTTATCGATTTTACTGTTGCTTTAGATAAGTTAGATAAAATAGGAGAGGAGAAGGTAAAAGAAGAGATGTTAGGTAAAGGAATTCCGCAAAGTGGGATTGATAAATTGCAACCATTATTTTCTTTATCTGGTGATTTTGAAGCTCAAATAGAAATTTTAAAAGGTATTCTTAGTACTTCCGAAGAAGGAAAAAAAGGTATTGAAGAGTTAGATTTTATAAACGAAGCTATTTCTAGTTTAGGTTTACAATCTGCAAAGCTACAACTTGATGTTACTTTAGCACGTGGTCTTAACTATTACACAGGTGCTATTTTTGAAGTTTCTGCACCAGAAGGTGTAAAAATGGGCTCTATTGGAGGAGGTGGAAGATATGCTGATTTAACAGGCGTCTTTGGATTAAAGAATGTAAGTGGTGTTGGTATTAGTTTTGGTTTAGATCGCATATACTTAGTACTTGAAGAATTAGGATTGTTTCCAGAAACTATAGCAAAAAGTACAGAGGTTATGTTTATTAATTTTGGTGATAAAGAAGCGTTGTTTTGTTTAAAAGCAGTTAAATCTTTGAGAGAAGCTGGTGTAAATGCAGAATTGTACCCAGATAAAATTACCAACGGTAAGCACATGAAAAAACAAATGAATTACGCTAACAAGCGAGAGATTCCATTTGTGGTGTTAGTAGGCGAGGAGGAGATGAATACTTCGGTTTATACTTTAAAAAATATGATAACAGGAGATCAGACCAAAGTGTCTTTAGAAGCTCTTATTACTGCGGTTAAGTAA
- a CDS encoding LamG-like jellyroll fold domain-containing protein — protein MKNFTFKTKLFVILTFFGFLNSQTLTAQCSSNGNDDSAEYIGRIQLNTIDNSSGVGITGTGYSNYTALSTNLTAGLSYTLYITPTFLSTAYDEGYSIWIDYNNNNDFTDPGEQVFTQIPTNVALITAPFVVPSGVAAGTKRMRVSMKYNGIATSCESFGYGEVEDYTVNIIASASPEIDITGNSISIIDGNISPSIADHTDFGTSLIGSPIVRTYTINNNGTSNLNIGSITIGGTNALDFVVTSPPALIVTPSSSTTFSVTFTPIAIGLRNANISIVNNDSNENPYNFNILGNGVSVIANGPGGITVDLELWLKSTEGLSYTNGQSVSTWADQGNGSDATVNTAGQEPTYKDNVTDNINFNPVVEFDNSFSTFVLDGDYSFDDTSTQFLEGSSGFYTQDMFIVIIPDETIINNSFGFMDVFCGDIDLSSNAPDATGIGFGDYTGRITGESISFALDSYDNTDPGDGYAVHDGTTASYSNVGIINTRNNTATTQQELYYNANDIETTQNDIAEFTNVNDSRFWLGRSEGWEASLNARVAEVITFSSRLSDTNLTDERNRVQSYLAIKYGITLGINGTSQDYVDSNGSVIWDQSANAGYNYDIAGIGRDDNSNLNQKQSNSVNNATDVLGPIEGILTIGLTNIYDTNNLNKSTNANTLNDKDFLVWGNNNASLDAAPTTIAVDLSTGITGLSTPVSFLGMQRIWKVVENGSDIGSVKVSIPQNAIRNISPPGSYYMFISDTPIFDPTADYRLMNSNGANLETSYNFNGTKYITFGYAPQIIVERSVYFDGAADYIDMEDTLNLNTSGFTVSAWIKTDGSSNNSSILSKRDAIYTEGYDLKINALGRAEMSWGISGTQSISSSIPIPQNEWHQISIIYDGAQANLYIDGVLDTTETLTAPVNTDQFFHIAAAGKNTVTAHFKGNIDEVRVWDTALTENQLRYVMNQEILDNASFVNGKAVPNTITKNDISSISWSDLAGYYPMSIYTYTNTNDESGNNNQGALRNLNTVDFQTAPLPYTSAVGTDWNLNSTWTNGNVQTIPGAVSIVDNTVTVDWNIVETSHNITLDNGTLPAAKNNNRAVLSLNVIANKLIVTGDTSTNLGNGLTVSHYLKLDGKIDLNGESQLIQTLNSDLDATSSGTLERDQQGTLDFYTYNYWSSPVGATNSTSNNNSYTLPQIYNDGSDPNAPLNINFITNSYNGTPSSLGTPIGIADFWIWKYANLSTNYYNWQHVRSTGSMLTGEGFTMKGVTDTSNNVSLEQNYTLEGKPNNGAITLNIDNESDYLVGNPYASAIDADKFILDNTDTTGAIYYWEHFGGGTHNTYGYQGGYAIYNLSGGVPAIKYDYSVSAPDPTGGNGTKTPGRFIPVAQGFFVTGTADGSTINFNNDQRVFQKENTTSVFVKTNNNQSTNYQNQQVDDRLKIRLGFRTSDSFNRQLLVTRDYHATNLIDFGFDAENIDDLSTDMYWIVDTKKFTIQGTNEIEASTILPLGIKTSESGINTFKIDALENVPTDLEIYIYDAATNTSHDIRNNPDFTIDLPAGEYLDRFELRFSNTETLNTEDFETIETGIQFYFANNNESIVINNPMLKNITKVEMFNMLGQSIIMYNDFENQDYIKLSTNNISVGSYILEIKTDEGKLSKKVLIE, from the coding sequence ATGAAAAATTTTACATTCAAAACAAAACTATTCGTCATTTTAACTTTTTTTGGCTTTTTAAATAGTCAGACACTAACCGCCCAATGTTCTTCAAACGGAAATGATGATTCTGCTGAATATATTGGTCGTATCCAATTAAACACTATTGATAATAGTTCTGGAGTTGGAATAACAGGTACAGGTTATTCCAATTACACTGCTTTATCCACAAATTTAACAGCAGGTTTATCTTACACACTATACATTACGCCTACATTTCTTTCTACTGCATATGATGAAGGCTATAGCATTTGGATTGATTATAATAACAATAATGACTTTACAGACCCTGGAGAACAAGTTTTTACGCAAATACCTACTAATGTTGCTCTAATTACTGCTCCATTTGTTGTTCCAAGCGGAGTAGCTGCAGGGACAAAAAGAATGCGTGTATCAATGAAATATAATGGTATTGCAACGTCTTGCGAATCCTTTGGTTATGGCGAAGTTGAAGATTACACAGTAAACATAATTGCGTCAGCTAGTCCAGAAATAGATATTACTGGTAACTCAATAAGTATTATAGATGGTAATATATCTCCATCAATTGCTGATCATACAGATTTTGGAACTTCATTAATTGGTTCTCCAATTGTTAGAACCTATACTATAAATAACAATGGCACATCAAATTTAAACATTGGCTCAATAACTATAGGTGGTACAAATGCATTAGATTTTGTAGTAACCTCGCCTCCTGCTCTAATAGTAACTCCTAGTTCTAGCACAACATTTAGTGTCACTTTTACACCAATTGCAATAGGTTTAAGAAATGCAAATATTTCTATAGTAAATAATGATAGTAATGAAAATCCATATAATTTTAATATTCTAGGAAATGGCGTAAGCGTTATAGCTAATGGTCCTGGAGGCATTACTGTAGATCTTGAGCTATGGCTAAAAAGCACAGAAGGCTTAAGTTATACAAATGGTCAAAGCGTTAGCACTTGGGCAGACCAAGGCAATGGATCTGATGCAACAGTTAATACTGCTGGACAAGAACCAACTTATAAAGATAATGTAACAGACAACATTAATTTTAATCCTGTAGTAGAGTTCGATAATAGTTTTTCAACTTTCGTATTAGATGGTGATTACTCATTCGATGATACATCAACACAATTTTTAGAAGGATCTTCTGGTTTTTATACTCAAGACATGTTTATTGTTATTATTCCTGATGAAACAATAATTAACAACTCTTTCGGGTTTATGGATGTTTTCTGTGGCGACATAGATCTTTCTTCAAATGCTCCTGATGCAACAGGAATTGGATTTGGAGATTATACAGGTAGAATAACTGGAGAAAGCATTTCTTTCGCTTTAGATAGTTATGATAATACAGATCCAGGAGATGGGTATGCTGTTCATGATGGAACTACTGCCAGTTATTCTAATGTTGGAATTATTAACACTAGAAATAATACTGCTACTACACAACAAGAATTATATTACAACGCTAACGACATAGAAACTACACAAAACGATATCGCAGAATTTACAAATGTAAATGACTCTCGTTTTTGGTTAGGAAGAAGTGAAGGATGGGAAGCTAGTTTAAACGCTAGAGTTGCAGAAGTAATAACATTTTCATCTAGATTAAGTGATACAAATTTAACAGATGAGCGCAATAGAGTACAATCATACTTAGCAATTAAATATGGTATTACTTTGGGTATAAATGGTACTTCTCAGGATTATGTAGATAGTAATGGAAGTGTTATTTGGGATCAATCTGCAAATGCTGGTTATAATTATGACATAGCAGGTATTGGTCGTGATGATAATTCTAACTTAAACCAAAAACAATCTAATAGTGTAAATAATGCTACAGATGTTCTTGGTCCTATTGAAGGCATCCTAACTATAGGATTAACAAACATATACGATACTAACAATCTTAATAAAAGCACTAACGCTAACACTTTAAATGATAAAGACTTTTTAGTTTGGGGAAACAATAATGCTAGTTTAGATGCAGCTCCAACTACTATTGCTGTAGACTTGAGCACTGGTATTACTGGTTTATCTACTCCTGTAAGCTTCTTAGGAATGCAGCGTATTTGGAAAGTTGTTGAAAATGGTAGTGATATAGGCAGCGTTAAAGTATCAATACCTCAAAATGCAATTAGAAATATAAGTCCTCCTGGAAGCTATTATATGTTTATCTCAGATACACCAATATTCGATCCAACAGCAGACTATAGGCTAATGAATTCAAATGGTGCAAACTTAGAAACATCATATAATTTTAATGGCACTAAATACATCACTTTTGGTTATGCTCCACAAATAATAGTAGAACGCTCTGTTTATTTTGATGGCGCAGCTGATTATATAGATATGGAAGACACTTTAAATTTAAATACTTCTGGCTTTACGGTGTCTGCATGGATTAAAACAGACGGGAGTTCTAACAACTCTTCAATTCTATCTAAAAGAGATGCTATCTATACTGAAGGTTACGATTTAAAAATTAACGCTTTAGGTAGAGCCGAAATGTCTTGGGGAATTTCAGGTACACAATCAATCTCTTCAAGTATTCCTATACCTCAAAATGAATGGCATCAAATTTCTATTATTTACGATGGAGCTCAAGCTAATTTATATATTGATGGTGTTTTAGACACTACCGAAACACTAACCGCTCCCGTAAATACAGACCAATTTTTCCATATTGCTGCAGCAGGAAAAAATACAGTTACTGCTCATTTTAAAGGAAATATAGACGAAGTAAGAGTTTGGGATACAGCATTAACAGAAAACCAATTAAGATATGTAATGAATCAAGAAATTCTTGATAACGCATCATTCGTAAACGGAAAAGCAGTGCCAAACACAATAACCAAAAATGACATATCATCAATATCTTGGTCAGATTTAGCAGGCTATTACCCAATGTCAATTTACACATATACAAATACAAATGATGAATCTGGGAATAATAACCAAGGTGCATTAAGGAACTTAAATACTGTAGATTTTCAAACTGCTCCATTACCTTATACTAGTGCTGTTGGAACAGATTGGAATTTAAATTCAACTTGGACCAATGGAAATGTACAAACAATTCCTGGAGCTGTTTCTATAGTAGACAATACTGTTACAGTAGATTGGAATATTGTTGAAACCAGCCATAATATTACTTTAGATAACGGTACATTACCTGCGGCAAAAAACAATAATAGAGCTGTATTATCTTTAAATGTTATTGCCAATAAATTAATTGTAACTGGAGATACTAGCACAAACTTAGGAAATGGATTAACAGTGTCTCATTACTTAAAATTAGATGGAAAAATTGATTTAAATGGAGAGTCGCAGTTAATACAAACACTAAACTCTGATTTAGATGCTACAAGTTCTGGAACCTTAGAACGTGACCAACAAGGTACTCTAGATTTTTACACCTATAATTATTGGTCTTCTCCTGTTGGAGCTACTAATAGTACATCAAACAACAATAGTTATACTTTGCCTCAAATATATAATGATGGCTCAGACCCAAATGCACCTTTAAACATAAATTTCATAACCAATAGTTATAATGGTACACCATCTTCTCTAGGAACACCAATTGGAATTGCAGATTTTTGGATTTGGAAATACGCAAACCTATCAACAAATTATTACAACTGGCAACATGTTAGAAGCACAGGCTCTATGCTTACAGGAGAAGGTTTTACTATGAAAGGTGTTACAGACACAAGCAACAACGTCTCTTTAGAACAAAATTACACTTTAGAAGGAAAACCTAACAACGGAGCAATTACTCTTAATATAGATAACGAAAGCGACTACTTAGTTGGTAATCCTTATGCCTCTGCAATTGATGCCGATAAGTTTATTTTAGACAATACTGACACTACAGGAGCAATTTATTACTGGGAACATTTTGGTGGTGGCACACATAACACTTATGGATACCAAGGTGGTTATGCTATTTACAACCTATCTGGTGGAGTTCCTGCTATAAAATACGATTACTCTGTTAGTGCTCCAGACCCAACTGGTGGTAATGGAACTAAAACACCTGGACGATTTATTCCTGTTGCTCAAGGTTTCTTTGTAACTGGAACTGCAGATGGTAGCACTATTAATTTTAATAATGATCAACGTGTTTTTCAAAAAGAAAATACAACCTCTGTATTTGTAAAAACCAATAATAATCAATCTACTAATTATCAAAATCAACAAGTAGACGATAGATTAAAAATTAGGTTAGGCTTTAGGACTTCAGATTCATTTAATAGACAATTATTAGTCACTAGAGATTATCATGCTACAAATTTAATAGATTTTGGATTTGATGCAGAAAACATAGACGACCTTAGTACAGATATGTATTGGATTGTTGATACTAAGAAATTTACAATTCAAGGTACTAATGAAATAGAGGCCTCGACTATTCTTCCACTAGGAATTAAAACTAGCGAAAGCGGTATAAACACCTTTAAAATTGATGCACTAGAAAATGTGCCTACCGATTTAGAAATCTATATCTATGATGCTGCTACAAATACAAGTCACGATATTAGAAATAATCCAGATTTCACAATAGACTTACCAGCAGGAGAGTACTTAGATAGGTTCGAACTACGCTTTAGTAATACTGAAACTTTAAATACAGAAGATTTCGAAACAATAGAAACAGGTATTCAATTCTATTTTGCAAACAATAATGAATCCATTGTAATAAACAACCCTATGCTTAAAAACATTACTAAAGTTGAAATGTTTAACATGTTAGGGCAATCTATAATTATGTATAATGATTTTGAAAATCAAGACTATATAAAACTTAGTACAAACAATATAAGTGTTGGAAGTTATATTTTAGAAATAAAAACCGATGAAGGTAAGCTATCTAAAAAAGTATTGATCGAATAG
- a CDS encoding M14 family zinc carboxypeptidase codes for MKKITLLMLICFSALISVNAQTKTKERAKQLLNIQGELTFSFKVNSSKDVISETQNMSFVNFDESTNTVTAWANTKQFTQFLEKGIPYTIDDAQNDLTPRLMTNQLNNSLGRFTNTLTFPLTAYPTYADYAQQMQDFEDDNPTLVETFSIGSTGQGDKELLFVKISDNIGTDESEPRLMLTSSMHGDEIAGYPMMLNLIDYILEAYGNNSHVDHLRIKDLVENAEIWINPSANPDGTYHNNSSNTSVANARRGNGNNIDLNRNYPDNIGGAHSDGEAYQTETLAFMNMAQNNKFVIAANFHGGIELVNYPWDNTYDRHPDDAWFIEVCGEYRDNAQNDGSSGYMDDENNGITHGADWYLVYGGRQDYMNHDHNTKEVTIELSNTKKPAANQLVNFWNYNREALLDFLAQGVYGFKGIVEDASGNPVPATVKIVDHDALGSWASTDTKGDFYRPIKAGTYDIIIQADVDCYENVVLQNQTITNKQTIDLGTIVLNSGAAIPTIKTPTVGSTTATIDWYEIPNNTFILTYRAIGTSTWTTINNLTTNTYEITGLSVGQEYEVKVRSICANSNTSNYSASKTFTTQASYCASNGNNTGDEHISKVELNTINNSTGVSAGGYGDYTSISTDLTVDTNYTITVTPTWTPTPYAEGYSVWIDYNRNGDFTDTGEQVFTQSATTATSVSGSFTVPNGTTSGPTRMRVSMLYNAQPSSCGTLSYGEVEDYTVNILIGTLDVKENTLEQVSVYPNPFNNTLSIKFPIAFQNINIQIFDLSGRIVYSEKKNNNSNTILSISNLDKLSNGTYLLKLTDLDSNKSIIKKVLK; via the coding sequence ATGAAAAAAATTACCCTACTAATGTTAATATGCTTCAGTGCATTAATTTCAGTTAACGCTCAAACCAAAACTAAAGAAAGAGCTAAACAATTATTAAATATTCAAGGAGAACTTACTTTTTCGTTTAAAGTTAATAGTTCTAAAGATGTAATAAGTGAAACTCAAAATATGTCTTTTGTTAATTTTGATGAATCTACAAATACTGTTACAGCTTGGGCTAACACTAAACAGTTTACCCAATTTTTAGAAAAAGGCATACCTTATACTATTGATGATGCTCAAAACGATTTAACTCCTCGTTTAATGACTAATCAATTAAATAATAGTTTAGGCAGGTTTACAAATACACTTACGTTTCCTTTAACAGCATATCCTACATATGCTGACTACGCACAGCAAATGCAGGATTTCGAAGATGACAATCCTACTTTGGTAGAAACCTTTAGTATTGGTTCTACTGGACAAGGAGATAAAGAGTTATTATTTGTTAAGATTTCGGACAATATTGGAACAGATGAGTCTGAACCAAGATTAATGCTAACCTCATCTATGCATGGAGATGAAATTGCTGGATATCCAATGATGTTAAACTTAATTGACTACATTTTAGAAGCTTATGGAAATAACTCGCATGTAGATCATCTTAGAATTAAAGACTTAGTTGAAAATGCCGAAATATGGATTAATCCTAGTGCTAATCCTGATGGAACATACCATAATAATTCTTCTAATACATCTGTAGCTAATGCTAGAAGAGGAAATGGAAATAATATAGATTTAAACAGAAACTACCCAGATAATATTGGTGGAGCACATTCTGATGGCGAAGCATACCAAACAGAAACTTTAGCTTTTATGAATATGGCACAAAATAACAAATTTGTTATTGCTGCAAATTTTCATGGTGGTATTGAATTAGTAAATTATCCTTGGGATAATACTTATGATAGACATCCAGACGATGCCTGGTTTATTGAGGTTTGTGGAGAATACAGAGATAATGCCCAAAACGATGGTTCTTCTGGATACATGGATGACGAAAACAATGGTATTACGCATGGTGCAGATTGGTATTTAGTATATGGAGGTCGTCAAGATTATATGAATCACGATCATAATACAAAAGAAGTAACAATAGAACTTTCTAACACAAAAAAACCAGCTGCAAATCAATTAGTAAATTTTTGGAATTATAATAGAGAAGCCCTTTTAGATTTCTTAGCCCAAGGAGTTTATGGTTTTAAAGGTATCGTTGAAGATGCTTCTGGAAACCCAGTTCCTGCTACAGTAAAAATAGTAGATCACGATGCGTTAGGTTCTTGGGCATCAACAGATACAAAAGGAGATTTTTATAGACCTATAAAAGCTGGTACTTACGATATAATTATACAAGCAGATGTAGATTGTTATGAAAATGTTGTATTACAAAACCAAACAATTACAAATAAACAAACAATAGACCTTGGAACCATTGTATTAAATTCTGGAGCAGCAATACCTACTATTAAAACACCTACAGTTGGTAGCACAACAGCTACTATAGATTGGTACGAAATACCAAATAACACATTTATACTTACATACAGAGCTATTGGAACTTCTACTTGGACGACTATTAATAATTTAACCACTAATACTTATGAAATTACAGGATTATCTGTTGGTCAAGAGTACGAAGTTAAAGTAAGATCTATTTGTGCCAATTCTAACACTTCAAACTATTCTGCTTCAAAAACATTTACTACGCAAGCTAGTTATTGCGCTTCTAATGGAAATAATACTGGTGATGAGCATATTAGTAAAGTAGAATTAAATACTATAAATAATAGTACTGGAGTTAGTGCAGGTGGCTATGGAGACTACACAAGTATAAGTACAGATTTAACAGTAGATACAAATTATACAATTACGGTTACTCCAACATGGACTCCAACACCCTATGCTGAAGGGTACTCGGTTTGGATAGATTATAATAGAAATGGCGATTTTACAGATACTGGAGAACAAGTGTTTACCCAAAGCGCTACAACAGCAACATCTGTTTCAGGCAGCTTCACAGTTCCAAATGGAACAACTTCTGGACCTACACGTATGCGTGTTTCTATGCTTTATAATGCTCAACCATCGTCTTGTGGTACACTTAGCTATGGTGAAGTTGAAGATTACACTGTTAATATTCTTATTGGAACTTTAGATGTTAAAGAAAACACTTTAGAACAAGTAAGTGTTTACCCAAATCCATTTAATAACACCTTAAGTATAAAATTCCCTATTGCTTTTCAGAATATTAACATTCAAATTTTTGATTTAAGCGGTAGAATTGTTTATTCAGAAAAAAAGAATAACAATAGTAATACAATTCTTAGCATTTCAAATTTAGATAAACTTTCAAACGGCACATACCTATTAAAATTAACCGATTTAGATTCAAATAAATCCATAATTAAGAAGGTTTTAAAATAA
- a CDS encoding START-like domain-containing protein: MDEKVKYEIEIPIHASPTLLYQYISTPSGLSEWYADNVNSRGEIFKFIWDGSEEQAKLLTKKSGERVKFRWMEDEGESYYFEIRIQVDEITKDVSIMITDFAEEDEVEEGKMLWENQISDLKQVLGSA, from the coding sequence ATGGACGAAAAAGTTAAATACGAAATAGAAATTCCCATACATGCCTCACCTACATTGCTTTATCAATACATATCGACACCTTCTGGTTTGTCTGAATGGTATGCAGATAATGTAAATTCTCGTGGTGAGATTTTTAAATTTATTTGGGATGGCTCTGAAGAGCAAGCAAAACTGCTTACAAAAAAAAGTGGAGAACGTGTTAAATTTCGTTGGATGGAAGATGAAGGTGAATCTTATTACTTCGAAATTAGAATACAGGTAGACGAAATTACTAAAGATGTCTCTATAATGATTACCGATTTTGCCGAAGAAGATGAAGTTGAAGAAGGGAAGATGCTTTGGGAAAATCAGATTTCAGATTTAAAACAAGTATTAGGCTCTGCTTAA
- a CDS encoding aminotransferase class IV codes for MININGNFSDNNQVLTAENRGYSYGDALFETIKVSNSKILFLEDHYFRLMSSMRIMRMEIPMSFTMEFIEAEILKTIEKNNLLSASARVKVQVHRNSGGLYFPTNKEVTFIISAKALDTDFYLLNDDAYQVDLFKDFYVAPGLLSTLKTNNRAINVIGSIYAKENDLDNCLLLNTNKSVVEALNGNLFLVKGNTIKTPPLADGCLKGVMRQQIINVLELLPDYTLIEESISPFELQKADELFVTNVIQGIQPITKYRKKVFVNEVSKMLLQKINVKVRLG; via the coding sequence ATGATAAATATTAACGGAAATTTTAGCGATAACAACCAAGTATTAACAGCAGAAAACCGTGGCTATAGTTATGGTGATGCGCTATTTGAAACGATTAAGGTTTCAAATAGTAAAATACTATTTCTTGAGGATCATTATTTTAGGTTAATGTCTTCTATGCGTATTATGCGTATGGAAATACCTATGAGCTTTACAATGGAATTTATAGAAGCCGAAATTTTAAAAACTATAGAAAAAAACAATCTACTAAGCGCATCAGCAAGAGTAAAGGTTCAAGTACATAGAAATAGTGGTGGATTATATTTTCCTACTAACAAAGAGGTTACGTTTATTATTTCCGCGAAAGCGTTAGATACAGATTTCTATTTATTAAACGACGACGCTTATCAAGTTGATTTATTTAAAGACTTTTATGTTGCTCCAGGATTATTATCTACTTTAAAGACAAATAACAGAGCTATAAACGTTATAGGAAGTATATATGCTAAAGAAAATGATTTGGATAACTGTTTATTATTAAATACAAACAAAAGTGTAGTTGAAGCCTTAAATGGAAACCTATTTCTTGTAAAAGGAAATACTATTAAAACACCACCTTTGGCAGATGGTTGTTTAAAAGGTGTTATGAGACAGCAAATTATTAATGTATTAGAATTATTACCAGATTATACTTTAATAGAAGAGTCTATTTCTCCTTTCGAACTTCAAAAAGCAGACGAGTTGTTTGTAACTAATGTAATACAAGGCATACAGCCTATTACAAAATACAGAAAAAAGGTGTTTGTAAATGAAGTGAGTAAAATGCTACTTCAAAAAATAAATGTAAAAGTGAGATTGGGCTAA
- a CDS encoding YqgE/AlgH family protein, producing MILTKPTKGDLLVAEPSIIGDLSFNRSIVLLTDHSTEGSIGFILNKPLEFTISDLIPEIETPFKVYNGGPVEQDNLYFIHKVPDLIPNSIEISLGIFWGGDFSEVSKLIIDGKINEKDIKFFLGYSGWEINQLEDELKSNAWVITKNVYKKSIIEKDYEFFWKEKMVELGGEYSIWSNAPENPSYN from the coding sequence ATGATATTAACCAAACCAACAAAAGGAGATTTGTTAGTCGCAGAACCATCGATAATAGGTGATTTATCTTTTAATCGCTCTATTGTATTATTAACAGATCATTCTACAGAAGGCTCTATAGGTTTTATACTTAATAAACCCTTAGAATTTACTATCAGCGACTTAATACCTGAAATCGAAACACCTTTCAAGGTCTATAATGGTGGTCCAGTAGAACAAGACAACCTCTATTTTATTCATAAAGTTCCAGACTTAATACCAAATAGTATAGAAATTTCTTTGGGTATTTTTTGGGGAGGCGATTTTAGTGAAGTTTCAAAGCTAATTATCGACGGTAAAATAAACGAAAAGGATATTAAATTCTTTTTAGGCTATTCTGGTTGGGAAATTAACCAATTAGAGGACGAATTAAAATCTAACGCGTGGGTAATTACAAAAAACGTCTACAAAAAATCAATTATAGAAAAAGACTACGAGTTTTTCTGGAAAGAAAAAATGGTGGAGCTTGGTGGAGAATATAGTATTTGGTCTAATGCTCCTGAGAATCCTAGTTATAATTAG